The genomic region TAACCATTAGATCATGGGTTCAATtctcacaaagggggtttttccagatttattgggtttcctcctgaattggtgtataggcattattgcctagtggagaagGATATGATCGCGtgggttctgctggtggcacgattatattccagtggtccgtcagtaatccaaatttgccgttcaaaaaaaaaagtttagaaAAGTTACAACTGAAAATAAGGTGATGACTAATGACAATTTTCTAAAAACAACTAGATAGGATCAAGGTTTTCATTGATTTGATATAAAATCTTGATCATCACATACTACGTATATAGTATGAGTCAAATCGATTAATATACATTAAAAATCGTGTATCGTGTTGATATAGGAAAACAAACTCAATTCATTCCTGGAAAAATCTCCAATTCATTATTTAGGCGATGAACAAGCAATACAATCCAAAAGAGGGTACAACAAATGAATATAAACTGAAAACATAACAAATCATACACGTACATGAATTTATATATAATTCCATTTTATGAACAAATTATGGGCTCAGCTAGCACTTAGGAAAGTCCGCAGGTGGCGGTGGCAGCGTTGATTCCGGCGTACCTCCGTTCTCCACCACGAAAGCGGTGGCCAAACCCCATGGCAAATGTACATCCAAATGACAGTGAATAAACCACACACCTGCAAATGGAACAAATCATAGCTAGGTTAAGAAATTGTCAATGGatctaatcctatatatatagttTGCTCGTAAAAGTCAAATACCTGGATTATTGGCTCGGAATCTGATGACAGCCCAACCACCGACGGGAACTCCAAGCGTGTTCCGCTCCTGTGGGTTCACCAAATTGAACTTCTTGGAGTCGTTAACCGGATCGTAGTTCCCGAAGCCTTGAGCCAAGACGTAGAAGTTGAAACCATGCAAATGCATGGGGTGATTTTCAATACCAACCAAGGCTGTGTTCTGGAACACCAACTGAACCGTAGCATTGAACTTAAGTTTCTTGACACTTGTTAACTTGGGTGTCATCAAAAGAGTCTGATTAAAGCTATTGTTAACGTTTACGTAGTCGAACACCAAGGGTGGTTGATCGGGGAAATCAGTGGTGTAAACCCCACTAACATTTCTAAACAAAGCTTCTAAAATAGACATGCTTGTTGGTGGAGCGAACGAATGATTGTTCATGCTTGCGGACATTCTTTGCCCAAATATCCCTTGGCACGTTTGGTTGGTGCCGCAAACTGATAACCCCAGTCCGATGGTTACAAACATGTTCTCGTCGACTTTTTGTGGGACGGGTGACCAGAAAGGGCTGGTGACAAGTGCGGTTATATTGCTTGAAAAAGCAAAGGCTGTAGGTGTATCGTTGAAGGCGGGTAGGACTGGAAGAATCGGTGTTGTTTGTGTGGCGTTCGGGTAAGCAAGGATTGCAGTGGTGATGTTGGCGTTGAATGGAACACCAGCTGCGCTGGCGTATGGATGAGCCGCCATGTAGTATAATCCTGGTGACTGGTTTGCGGTTAACAGGACGTCGGTGGTTTGACCTGGACCAATGACGATAACGTCTGTGGGGAATGGGTTGGTGTAGGCTGCATCCTCCCCAACCACTGTTAGGTTGTGGTTGGCTATCTTGAAGAAGAACTGATTATTGAGCGCAGCATTGATTATTCGCAACAAGTATGTTTTTCCTGGTACAACGTCGAGCTTGTATATTTCTAGTTCAAACAAAATATACATGTTAGTTACTTAATTAATCAGCATATACATATgattaacaaatgatttaaaGCGGTTTTACTTACTGCTTGGACGGCAGGAGTTAAACAAATCACCAGGCCACCCGTTGATGGTATAAGCATCAGCGTTAGCAGGTGCGGCTCCTACGGCTTGTGCAGCGTCCTCAACATCGATAGGGTTAGCATTCCACCATTCTCCCAACATAATTGTATCTTCGCGATAGGGCTTAACGAAAGGATACTTTTGGCCATCTCGTGGGCGGATGACAAGAGCACCATATACGGTTGCTCGGAGCCACTTGGAGTGTGCATGCCACCAAAGTGTGCCCACTTGTTCAATCATATGGAACTTGTAAGTATAGTTACCTCCGGGCCTGATTGGGCATTGAGTAATGAATTCAGGACCATCCGCCCATTGACTTTGCCTTTGGAAAACCCCATGCCTACATATACATATCCATGCATTTATAACATTATAACGTAATTAATATGCAtgattccaaaaaaaaaaaaaacaaaagataatAACTAATACGATACATACCAATGAATAGTAAGGTTGTAAGGAGATTTGTTAAAGACATGAACAATAACGGTGTCACCCTCCTTCACTCTCAACGTTGGCCCCGGAAGGCTTCCATTAACGGCTGTGATCACGTGATCTTCACATAATCGATTCGCCGTTAAATTCTTCACCTGCATGTCCAAACAAACATGAATAATTAGTCTAACAAATTAATAAAAGATGGACACAATACGCGGTAGGAGAAGCAATAGTTACATGAAATGAAGTCTCCACGATACCAGCAGAGGCCGTCACAGAGAGAAAAGCGAGCACGAATCCAACTACAAACACCCTACTAGGTGCCATTAGTTACCGATACGTGAAAATAAAAATGAGTTGTTTGTGTATGTGAGCTAGATAGATGGATGGATCAATCTATATATAGACTCGGTGCATGAAATATTTAAATGGTCAAGAAGAACATTTCCATGGATTGCGTGAACACCATGTTAGAGTTGAATTTTGTAGAGGTTTGAATCAGTTTTAATCAATTATAGTTATGCTGTTGTTAAACCTTCCACCTCTATTGACAACTATGTAGGTAGTTGTTAAATCTTTATAAATCAAAATATTATTGACTAAAAAAATGTCATTATGGTAGTGCGACATCATGGCTACCGAGTCGTCGTCCACATTGTAGGTTTTCCCACACGCTAGGCTGTGCGTATGTTAAACACATCGTATAAAATCCACCATCTATGTCTAAAAGCTTATTGTGTTGACATTTGTCATTTGACAACCGTATAGGCTGCTGACTTAAATAAAGGAATAAAAACCAATCATGAAAAACTATGTCTTAGAGTTATAAATTATGTGATTCCTTAATTCCGGATCATGGgctttttatatttataaatcgTAATACTCGTAAAAaccttttaaaaaaaaagaatgactTTTTTTATTCCttgttttacatatatatatatatattcttacaGAAATCTGATCATTGGTTTATTTTTGTAGTAGATATATCAGATAAACTTAGTAACTTGATAAAATGACCCAAAGAAGATTTATTCAAGGGACTATGCATTGCccaataaatataatatttggcATATGGTCAAGGTAAGATATATTAGCTTACCAATCAATTTTTTGTATTAAGCAacaattttttaaaaaacaatCTGTTGGCCTAGCATTTTCTTTACTGTATACATCCAAATTCTAAGAATACCAACTCTAGATAA from Helianthus annuus cultivar XRQ/B chromosome 10, HanXRQr2.0-SUNRISE, whole genome shotgun sequence harbors:
- the LOC110885518 gene encoding laccase-7 codes for the protein MAPSRVFVVGFVLAFLSVTASAGIVETSFHVKNLTANRLCEDHVITAVNGSLPGPTLRVKEGDTVIVHVFNKSPYNLTIHWHGVFQRQSQWADGPEFITQCPIRPGGNYTYKFHMIEQVGTLWWHAHSKWLRATVYGALVIRPRDGQKYPFVKPYREDTIMLGEWWNANPIDVEDAAQAVGAAPANADAYTINGWPGDLFNSCRPSKIYKLDVVPGKTYLLRIINAALNNQFFFKIANHNLTVVGEDAAYTNPFPTDVIVIGPGQTTDVLLTANQSPGLYYMAAHPYASAAGVPFNANITTAILAYPNATQTTPILPVLPAFNDTPTAFAFSSNITALVTSPFWSPVPQKVDENMFVTIGLGLSVCGTNQTCQGIFGQRMSASMNNHSFAPPTSMSILEALFRNVSGVYTTDFPDQPPLVFDYVNVNNSFNQTLLMTPKLTSVKKLKFNATVQLVFQNTALVGIENHPMHLHGFNFYVLAQGFGNYDPVNDSKKFNLVNPQERNTLGVPVGGWAVIRFRANNPGVWFIHCHLDVHLPWGLATAFVVENGGTPESTLPPPPADFPKC